One genomic region from Paracoccus pantotrophus encodes:
- a CDS encoding glycosyltransferase family 2 protein: protein MLRARRQWLLARAMRRRRQLHPVWDRTARIAPGDILLFTTMRNEAPRLPWFLDYYRAMGVRHFLVVDNGSQDGGREYLGEQRDVSVWLTHASYKAARFGMDWMNWLLHRHGAGHWCLTVDPDEFLVYPHHDTRPLQALTDWLDASNIRAFSAMLLDMYPQGSLAAEPYRAGQDPFRIARWFDPANYVIRKNGEYGNLWIQGGPRARAFFAEDPESAPALNKIPLVRWQRGLAYVSSTHMLLPRSLNLVYDQDGGERASGCLLHAKFLSSFAEKSAEELTRRQHYADSQEYLAYHAGLCDDPDFWCEQSCELRDWRQLEDLGLISKGNWA from the coding sequence ATGCTGCGCGCCCGCCGTCAATGGCTTTTGGCGCGTGCCATGCGCCGTCGCCGGCAGCTGCATCCGGTCTGGGACCGCACCGCCCGAATCGCGCCCGGCGACATCCTGCTGTTCACGACCATGCGCAACGAGGCGCCGCGCCTGCCCTGGTTTCTGGACTATTACCGGGCGATGGGCGTGCGGCACTTCCTGGTGGTGGACAATGGCTCGCAGGACGGCGGACGCGAATACCTGGGCGAGCAGCGGGACGTCTCGGTCTGGCTGACCCATGCCAGCTACAAGGCTGCGCGCTTCGGCATGGACTGGATGAACTGGCTCTTGCACCGCCATGGCGCGGGGCATTGGTGCCTGACGGTCGATCCCGACGAGTTCCTGGTCTATCCCCATCACGACACCCGGCCCCTGCAGGCGCTGACCGACTGGCTGGACGCCAGCAATATCCGCGCCTTTTCGGCCATGCTCCTGGACATGTATCCCCAAGGCTCGCTGGCCGCCGAGCCTTACCGTGCCGGACAGGATCCGTTCCGCATCGCGCGCTGGTTCGACCCGGCCAATTACGTCATCCGCAAGAACGGCGAATACGGCAACCTGTGGATCCAGGGCGGGCCGCGGGCGCGGGCCTTCTTTGCCGAGGATCCCGAAAGCGCCCCGGCGCTGAACAAGATCCCGCTGGTGCGCTGGCAGCGCGGGCTGGCCTATGTCAGTTCGACCCATATGCTGCTGCCGCGCTCGCTGAACCTGGTCTATGACCAGGACGGCGGCGAAAGGGCCTCGGGTTGCCTCTTGCATGCCAAGTTCCTCTCCAGCTTCGCCGAGAAATCCGCCGAGGAGCTGACCCGGCGCCAGCATTACGCCGACAGCCAGGAATACCTAGCCTATCACGCCGGGCTGTGCGACGACCCGGATTTCTGGTGCGAGCAATCCTGCGAATTGCGGGACTGGCGCCAGCTCGAGGATCTGGGACTGATCTCCAAGGGGAACTGGGCATGA
- a CDS encoding glycosyltransferase family 4 protein has protein sequence MRPDPAVLLDVSRLISRLGGGPATGIDRVEAEWLAHLQDRPHLLLCRVRRGQLLLPPQAGAAILRWLGGALDELPPPDLLDRLRGRRTLAARAEAALRRMALARAGREGRGLGRAAQARLGQGVYVNVGHANLQPGLLANLRPLPRAVLIHDTIPLDHPEFTRAGQADRFRDRFTAALGQSELILTVSVATRADVLRWRGRLGLPGHAPVVAAPIGTRLAAPDPSGLPAGLDLARPFFVTLGTIEPRKNHALLLDAWQMLERGPEPPQLFVIGRRGWENREVFARLDRLPPGGPVRELSGLDDGAVAALLGRSHGLLMPSRAEGFGLPLTEAARRGVPVLATPLPAAREMLGDYATWLSPDAPADWAAEIARLAAAPPLRRPALPVPAWQGHFAYFYATLREILCSPDVAAM, from the coding sequence ATGAGGCCTGATCCGGCGGTCCTGCTGGATGTCTCGCGGCTGATCTCGCGGCTTGGCGGCGGCCCGGCGACGGGCATCGACCGGGTCGAGGCGGAATGGCTGGCCCATCTGCAGGACCGGCCGCATCTGCTGCTGTGCCGGGTGCGGCGCGGGCAGCTGCTGTTGCCGCCCCAGGCCGGGGCGGCGATCCTGCGCTGGCTGGGCGGCGCGCTGGACGAGCTGCCGCCGCCGGACCTGCTGGACCGGCTGCGCGGCCGCCGCACCCTGGCCGCGCGGGCCGAGGCGGCGCTGCGGCGGATGGCCTTGGCGCGGGCCGGCCGCGAGGGGCGGGGCCTGGGCCGCGCGGCGCAGGCGCGCCTGGGGCAGGGCGTCTACGTCAACGTCGGCCATGCCAACCTGCAACCGGGGCTTTTGGCGAACCTGCGTCCCCTGCCGCGGGCGGTGCTGATCCATGACACCATCCCGCTCGACCATCCTGAATTCACCCGCGCCGGCCAGGCCGACAGGTTCCGCGACCGCTTCACCGCCGCGCTGGGGCAGTCAGAGCTGATCCTGACCGTCTCGGTCGCCACCCGCGCCGATGTGCTGCGCTGGCGCGGGCGGCTGGGGCTGCCGGGCCATGCGCCGGTCGTCGCCGCGCCCATCGGCACGCGGCTGGCCGCGCCCGATCCCTCCGGGCTGCCGGCCGGCCTGGACCTGGCGCGCCCCTTCTTCGTCACCCTGGGCACCATCGAGCCGCGCAAGAACCACGCCCTGCTGCTGGATGCCTGGCAGATGCTGGAGCGCGGGCCGGAACCGCCGCAGCTCTTCGTCATCGGCCGCCGCGGCTGGGAGAACCGCGAGGTCTTTGCCCGGCTCGACCGCCTGCCGCCGGGCGGGCCGGTGCGCGAACTTTCCGGCCTGGACGATGGCGCGGTGGCGGCGCTGCTGGGCCGCAGCCACGGGTTGCTGATGCCCAGCCGGGCCGAGGGCTTCGGCCTGCCGCTGACCGAGGCGGCCCGGCGCGGCGTCCCGGTCCTGGCCACGCCCCTGCCGGCGGCGCGCGAGATGCTGGGCGATTACGCGACCTGGCTGTCACCCGACGCCCCGGCCGACTGGGCGGCCGAGATCGCGCGGCTGGCGGCCGCCCCGCCGCTGCGGCGGCCGGCCTTGCCGGTGCCGGCCTGGCAAGGGCATTTTGCGTATTTCTATGCGACGCTGCGTGAAATATTGTGCAGCCCGGATGTGGCGGCTATGTGA
- the galE gene encoding UDP-glucose 4-epimerase GalE, whose product MTNKVLVTGGAGYIGSHACKALRAAGFEPVTYDNLCTGWRQAVKFGPFEQGDLMDRARLDEVFARHKPVAVMHFAALSQVGEAMREPGKYWRGNVSASLNLIEATLAAGVRNFVFSSTCATYGDHDGVVLDEATPQTPLNAYGASKRAIEDMLKDFGASDGLRSVIFRYFNVAGADPDSEVGEFHQPETHLIPLILDAIDGKRAALTIHGTDYPTPDGTCIRDYVHVMDLVDAHVLGLQYLLDGKVADGGQEVFCLGTGNGFSVREVIDHSRHVTNRPVPLTEGPRRGGDAVKLVSGSEKAVSVLGWNPARSTLPQMIGDAWRWHQNGGYEA is encoded by the coding sequence ATGACGAACAAGGTTCTGGTGACCGGCGGCGCGGGTTATATCGGCTCGCACGCCTGCAAGGCATTGCGCGCGGCGGGCTTCGAGCCCGTGACTTATGACAATCTCTGCACCGGCTGGCGACAGGCGGTGAAATTCGGCCCCTTCGAGCAGGGCGACCTCATGGACCGGGCCCGGCTGGACGAGGTCTTTGCCCGCCACAAGCCCGTCGCGGTGATGCATTTCGCCGCGCTGAGCCAGGTGGGCGAGGCGATGCGCGAGCCGGGCAAGTATTGGCGCGGCAATGTCAGCGCCTCGCTGAACCTGATCGAGGCGACGCTGGCGGCGGGGGTGCGGAACTTCGTTTTCAGCTCGACCTGCGCCACCTATGGCGACCATGACGGCGTGGTGCTGGACGAGGCGACCCCCCAGACGCCGCTGAACGCCTATGGCGCCTCCAAGCGCGCCATCGAGGACATGCTGAAGGATTTCGGCGCCTCGGACGGGCTGCGTTCGGTGATCTTCCGCTATTTCAACGTGGCCGGTGCCGACCCGGATTCCGAGGTGGGCGAGTTCCACCAGCCCGAGACGCATCTGATCCCGCTGATCCTCGATGCCATCGACGGCAAGCGCGCGGCGCTGACCATCCACGGCACCGATTACCCGACGCCGGACGGCACCTGCATCCGCGACTATGTGCATGTCATGGACCTGGTCGATGCGCATGTGCTGGGGCTGCAATACCTGCTGGACGGCAAGGTGGCCGATGGCGGGCAGGAGGTGTTTTGCCTAGGCACCGGCAACGGCTTTTCCGTGCGCGAGGTGATCGACCATTCCCGGCATGTCACCAACCGCCCGGTGCCGCTGACCGAGGGGCCGCGCCGTGGCGGCGATGCGGTCAAGCTGGTTTCGGGCAGCGAGAAGGCGGTCTCGGTGCTGGGCTGGAACCCGGCGCGCTCGACCCTGCCGCAGATGATCGGCGATGCCTGGCGCTGGCACCAGAACGGCGGATATGAGGCCTGA
- a CDS encoding UTP--glucose-1-phosphate uridylyltransferase, translating into MTRKVTKAIFPVAGLGTRFLPATKSIPKEIMTLVDRPLIQYAIDEARAAGIEEFIFVTSRGKGALEDYFDHAHELESSLKKSGKTELLDILRSTNMESGAIAYVRQHKALGLGHAVWCARRLVGDEPFAVILTDDVIMGEPPCLQQMIEAYQETGGSMVATMEVAPERTKAYGVLDVAEDMGAIVRARGMVEKPKDNPPSNLAVIGRYILAPSVLNNLNKLKQGSGGEIQLTDAIADEIAEGRDVFGLRFRGQRFDCGSKAGFLQATVAFGLARDDLKGEFADYLSDVLAMRKAAE; encoded by the coding sequence ATGACTCGCAAAGTCACCAAGGCCATCTTTCCCGTGGCTGGACTGGGCACCCGCTTTCTTCCCGCCACCAAGAGCATTCCCAAGGAGATCATGACCTTGGTGGATCGACCGCTGATCCAATACGCCATCGACGAGGCGCGGGCGGCGGGGATCGAGGAGTTCATCTTCGTCACCTCGCGCGGCAAGGGCGCGCTGGAGGATTACTTCGATCACGCGCACGAGCTCGAATCGAGCCTGAAGAAATCCGGCAAGACCGAATTGCTGGACATCCTGCGTTCCACCAACATGGAATCGGGCGCCATCGCCTATGTCCGGCAGCACAAGGCGCTTGGCCTCGGCCATGCGGTCTGGTGTGCCCGCCGCCTGGTCGGCGACGAGCCCTTTGCGGTCATCCTGACCGACGACGTGATCATGGGCGAGCCGCCCTGCCTTCAGCAGATGATCGAGGCCTATCAGGAAACCGGCGGCAGCATGGTCGCCACCATGGAAGTGGCGCCCGAAAGAACCAAGGCCTATGGCGTGCTGGACGTGGCCGAGGACATGGGCGCCATCGTCCGCGCCCGGGGCATGGTGGAAAAGCCCAAGGACAATCCGCCCTCGAACCTTGCGGTGATCGGCCGCTACATCCTGGCGCCCTCGGTGCTCAACAATCTCAACAAGCTCAAGCAGGGCTCTGGCGGAGAGATCCAGCTGACCGACGCCATCGCCGACGAGATCGCCGAGGGCCGCGACGTGTTCGGCCTGCGCTTCCGCGGCCAGCGGTTCGACTGCGGCTCCAAGGCCGGCTTCCTGCAAGCGACCGTGGCCTTCGGCCTGGCGCGCGACGATCTCAAGGGTGAATTTGCGGACTATCTTTCCGACGTCCTGGCAATGCGCAAGGCGGCGGAATAA
- a CDS encoding glycosyltransferase family 2 protein, with translation MPEGGLPSISIIVVSRHRPQALARCLASLAGQVHADFELVLVADPAAVGICPELPAKRLAFDQANISAARNEGLALAAGEVVLFIDDDALAEPGWAGALAAPFADPRVIAATGFTRGPDGLRWQVRAERITPSGETLPLHVAETALLAPENGCPVSTIGTNSGFRRAALLEIGGFDPAFAYYLDESDVNLRMAARFPQGLTAVVPAAQVIHGAAPGAGRGEAGVPRDLTAIGRSAAIFAARHGGDAGWLREGQRRRLLRYMVAGRLDPFAIAPILATLDRGLALGRGQMPALPVWNRPPPPPFRPLPRRAPAGEPLFLAGWHWQARSLRARAARAVAQGRPTGLLLLTPSFLPHRLTLAAGGWWEQWGGLWGASQPEDPPVIFLSKNARILRERGNLPRRRSEISGKSPQNAKIESL, from the coding sequence ATGCCCGAAGGCGGGCTGCCTTCGATCAGCATCATCGTCGTCTCGCGCCACCGGCCGCAGGCGCTAGCCCGCTGCCTTGCCTCGCTGGCGGGCCAGGTCCATGCCGATTTCGAGCTGGTGCTGGTGGCCGACCCCGCCGCCGTCGGCATCTGCCCGGAGCTGCCGGCGAAACGGCTGGCCTTCGACCAGGCCAATATCTCGGCGGCGCGCAACGAGGGGCTGGCGCTGGCGGCGGGCGAGGTGGTGCTGTTCATCGACGACGACGCGCTGGCCGAGCCGGGCTGGGCCGGGGCGCTGGCCGCGCCCTTTGCCGATCCGCGCGTCATTGCCGCCACCGGCTTTACCCGCGGGCCCGACGGGCTGCGCTGGCAGGTCCGGGCCGAGCGGATCACGCCTTCGGGCGAAACCCTGCCGCTGCATGTCGCCGAAACCGCGCTGCTTGCGCCCGAGAACGGCTGCCCGGTCAGCACCATCGGCACCAATTCCGGCTTTCGCCGCGCCGCGCTGCTTGAGATCGGCGGCTTCGACCCGGCCTTCGCCTATTACCTGGACGAAAGCGACGTGAACCTGCGCATGGCGGCGCGGTTTCCGCAGGGGCTGACGGCGGTGGTCCCGGCGGCGCAGGTGATCCATGGCGCCGCCCCCGGCGCCGGCCGGGGCGAGGCCGGGGTGCCGCGGGATCTGACCGCCATCGGCCGTTCCGCCGCGATCTTTGCCGCGCGGCACGGCGGCGATGCGGGCTGGCTGCGCGAAGGCCAGCGCCGGCGCCTCCTGCGGTACATGGTGGCCGGCCGGCTCGACCCTTTCGCCATCGCGCCGATCCTGGCGACGCTGGACCGCGGCCTGGCCCTGGGCCGGGGGCAGATGCCCGCCCTGCCGGTCTGGAACCGGCCGCCGCCGCCGCCGTTTCGGCCGCTGCCGCGCCGGGCGCCGGCCGGCGAGCCGCTTTTCCTTGCCGGCTGGCATTGGCAGGCGCGCAGCCTGCGCGCCCGCGCGGCGCGGGCCGTGGCCCAGGGGCGGCCGACCGGATTGCTGCTGCTGACCCCCAGCTTCCTGCCGCATCGACTGACCCTTGCCGCCGGCGGCTGGTGGGAGCAATGGGGCGGCCTTTGGGGCGCCTCGCAGCCCGAAGACCCGCCCGTCATATTTCTGAGCAAGAATGCGCGCATTTTGCGCGAGCGAGGAAATTTGCCTAGACGGCGGAGCGAGATCAGCGGAAAGTCGCCGCAAAACGCAAAAATTGAATCGCTTTGA
- a CDS encoding 3-deoxy-manno-octulosonate cytidylyltransferase, whose amino-acid sequence MAVVIVIPARHASTRYPGKPLVELRGATGEGLSLIRRSWEAARAVRGIDRVIVATDDERIRAHAEGFGAEVAMTSTGARNGTERCAEAVANLGLAPEIVVNLQGDAPLTPAWFVEELVAGLRADPGADVATPVLRCSGAMRSDLIADRVAGRVGGTTAVFGHDRRALYFSKEVIPYAAADFGPSEPTPVFHHVGVYAYRPAALAEYPNWDEGRLEALEGLEQLRFLERGRRILCVEVEAKGREFWELNNPSDVPKLEAMMSRMGIA is encoded by the coding sequence ATGGCCGTCGTCATCGTGATTCCCGCCCGCCATGCGTCGACGCGCTATCCCGGCAAGCCGCTGGTCGAGCTGCGCGGCGCGACCGGCGAGGGGCTGTCGCTGATCCGCCGCAGCTGGGAGGCGGCGCGGGCCGTCCGGGGCATCGACCGGGTGATCGTCGCCACCGATGACGAGCGCATCCGTGCCCATGCCGAGGGATTCGGGGCCGAGGTCGCCATGACCTCGACCGGCGCCCGCAACGGCACCGAGCGTTGCGCCGAGGCGGTGGCCAATCTGGGCCTTGCGCCCGAGATCGTGGTGAACCTGCAAGGCGACGCGCCGCTGACCCCCGCCTGGTTCGTCGAGGAACTGGTCGCCGGGCTGCGCGCCGATCCGGGCGCGGACGTGGCCACGCCGGTCTTGCGCTGTTCCGGCGCCATGCGCTCGGACCTGATCGCCGACCGGGTGGCGGGGCGCGTCGGCGGCACCACCGCCGTCTTCGGCCACGACCGGCGGGCGCTGTATTTCTCCAAGGAAGTGATCCCCTATGCCGCGGCGGATTTCGGCCCCAGCGAGCCGACGCCGGTCTTTCACCATGTCGGCGTCTATGCCTATCGCCCGGCGGCGCTGGCCGAATACCCGAACTGGGACGAGGGCCGGCTGGAGGCGCTGGAGGGGCTGGAGCAGCTGCGCTTCCTGGAGCGCGGCCGCCGCATCCTTTGCGTCGAGGTCGAGGCGAAGGGCCGCGAGTTCTGGGAGCTGAACAACCCCTCGGACGTGCCCAAGCTGGAAGCGATGATGAGCCGCATGGGCATCGCCTGA
- the cysQ gene encoding 3'(2'),5'-bisphosphate nucleotidase CysQ has product MQCDRMIAEMRRLALRAGDEIMQIYGAEDFEVRAKSDASPVTEADEAADALISAGLRAAFPDIPLVTEEQAATHGQSLSTFLIVDPLDGTKEFVQRRGDFTVNIAYVENGVPRLGVVYAPARERLFYTTAQGGSVEEKGPFGEEPGEVVPIGVNSMPDNRALMVVASKSHRDAATDDYIARYGVRDMTSAGSSLKFCLVATGEADLYPRLGRTMEWDTAAGDAVLRGAGGEVVRFDDHTPLQYGKPGFENPFFIAFAPGVLLVKD; this is encoded by the coding sequence ATGCAATGTGATCGAATGATTGCCGAAATGCGACGTCTTGCCCTGCGGGCGGGCGACGAGATCATGCAGATCTATGGCGCCGAGGATTTCGAGGTGCGGGCCAAATCCGATGCCTCGCCCGTGACCGAGGCCGACGAGGCCGCCGATGCGCTGATCTCGGCCGGGCTGCGCGCGGCCTTCCCCGATATCCCGCTGGTGACCGAGGAGCAGGCCGCGACCCATGGGCAGAGCCTGTCGACCTTCCTGATCGTCGATCCGCTGGACGGCACCAAGGAATTCGTGCAGCGCCGCGGCGATTTCACCGTCAACATCGCCTATGTTGAAAACGGCGTGCCGCGGCTGGGCGTGGTCTATGCCCCGGCCAGGGAGCGGCTGTTCTATACCACCGCGCAGGGCGGCTCGGTCGAGGAAAAGGGCCCCTTCGGCGAGGAACCGGGCGAGGTCGTGCCCATCGGCGTCAATTCGATGCCCGACAACCGGGCGCTGATGGTCGTCGCCTCGAAATCGCATCGCGACGCGGCGACGGACGACTATATCGCCCGCTACGGGGTGCGCGACATGACCTCGGCGGGCAGCTCGCTGAAATTCTGCCTGGTGGCGACGGGCGAGGCCGATCTTTACCCGCGCCTGGGCCGGACGATGGAATGGGACACCGCCGCGGGCGACGCGGTGCTGCGCGGCGCGGGCGGCGAGGTGGTGCGCTTTGACGATCACACGCCGCTGCAATACGGCAAGCCCGGTTTCGAGAACCCGTTCTTCATCGCCTTCGCCCCCGGCGTGCTGCTGGTCAAGGACTGA
- a CDS encoding ABC transporter permease produces the protein MFTQHRSRNMVEAAFTTLSLIYHVTVNNLRKGQRNAVVGLIMTVVQAVSMILGFYLLFAIMGVRHAPIRGDYIVYIMSGIFMFMAHSQTIGAVVLAGNPSNQMMKHGPMNTAVMISAAALASLYKQTFSAVVVLSSYHYLIQPIQIDKPLACYAMLVLAWFSGCCIGLIFLALRPWWPQAAQVLTQFYQRINMVFSGKMFVANVMPSAVLQMFSWNPLFHLIDQTRGFAFINYSPRNSSLDYPLYATLTLLMIGLMAEYTTRKAVSISWAAGR, from the coding sequence ATGTTCACCCAGCACCGCAGCCGCAACATGGTCGAGGCTGCGTTCACCACGCTGTCGCTGATCTATCACGTGACGGTCAACAACCTGCGCAAGGGCCAGCGCAACGCCGTGGTCGGGCTGATCATGACGGTCGTGCAGGCCGTCAGCATGATCCTGGGCTTCTATCTGCTTTTTGCCATCATGGGCGTGCGCCACGCGCCGATCCGCGGCGACTACATCGTCTATATCATGTCCGGGATCTTCATGTTCATGGCCCATTCCCAGACCATCGGCGCGGTGGTCCTGGCCGGCAACCCCAGCAACCAGATGATGAAGCACGGGCCGATGAACACCGCGGTGATGATCTCGGCCGCGGCACTCGCCTCGCTCTACAAGCAGACCTTCTCGGCCGTGGTGGTGCTGAGCAGCTATCATTACCTGATCCAGCCGATCCAGATCGACAAGCCGCTGGCCTGCTATGCCATGCTGGTTCTGGCCTGGTTCTCGGGCTGCTGCATCGGGCTGATCTTCCTGGCCTTGCGACCCTGGTGGCCGCAGGCGGCGCAGGTGCTGACGCAGTTCTACCAGCGCATCAACATGGTGTTTTCCGGCAAGATGTTCGTGGCGAACGTCATGCCCAGCGCCGTGCTGCAGATGTTTTCCTGGAACCCGCTGTTCCACCTGATCGACCAGACCCGCGGCTTTGCCTTCATCAACTACTCGCCGCGCAACTCGTCGCTGGACTACCCGCTCTATGCCACGCTGACGCTGCTGATGATCGGGCTGATGGCCGAATATACCACCCGCAAGGCGGTCTCGATCAGCTGGGCGGCCGGCCGGTGA